A single region of the Neomonachus schauinslandi chromosome 3, ASM220157v2, whole genome shotgun sequence genome encodes:
- the LOC123324314 gene encoding small cysteine and glycine repeat-containing protein 9-like, with the protein MGCCGCGSCGGCGGGCGGYGGGCGSCTTCRCYRVGCCSACCPCCCGCCGGCCSTPVVCCCHRCCHPCGSCGCGWCGCGDGKGCWQQKSCCQQKSCCKKQCCC; encoded by the coding sequence ATGGGCTGCTGTGGTTGCGGAAGTTGTGGTggctgcggcggcggctgcgGTGGCTATGGTGGCGGCTGCGGCAGCTGCACCACCTGCAGGTGCTACCGGGTGGGCTGTTGCTCggcctgctgcccctgctgctgTGGCTGCTGTGGGGGCTGTTGCAGTACCCCCGTGGTCTGCTGCTGCCACCGCTGCTGTCACCCCTGTGGCTCGTGTGGCTGTGGCTGGTGTGGCTGCGGTGATGGGAAGGGCTGTTGGCAGCAGAAGAGCTGTTGCCAGCAGAAGAGCTGTTGCAAGAAGCAATGTTGTTGCTAG